From one Culex quinquefasciatus strain JHB chromosome 3, VPISU_Cqui_1.0_pri_paternal, whole genome shotgun sequence genomic stretch:
- the LOC6033055 gene encoding uncharacterized protein LOC6033055 — MRLIDKVRQMVLVPVSPKYLRISSILIAIYKVLVAHVLLFIMLLGLAHAEEMSTILGADIADQKEREEYVYIPTNAKGETMNQMRFKSAANLASVTLCMLYIGTTLATIYVLSCLGLLIGTLRNRHEFFIPWMVVDFFGTLISASVMIAVGYNKMAYCVIGKWQYWGFCAVMVAFNVVVWLVVRMFYKNLVHMTKLREVAVVAIPYPSPGTATGATAAANGGKNPSSAVPYHYRRENMHLSDGGLKHMLLDSNEANYLV, encoded by the exons ATGCGTTTGATCGATAAAGTTAGGCAAATGGTGCTGGTGCCCGTTTCGCCCAAGTACCTCCGGATCTCCTCCATCCTGATTGCCATCTACAAAGTG ctcgtcGCCCATGTCCTGCTGTTTATCATGCTGCTCGGGTTGGCCCACGCCGAGGAGATGAGCACCATTCTGGGGGCGGACATTGCCGACCAGAAGGAACGCGAGGAGTATGTTTACATTCCGACCAATGCCAAAGGCGAAACCATGAACCAGATGCGCTTCAAGTCGGCGGCCAACCTGGCGTCCG TAACTCTGTGCATGCTCTACATCGGCACCACCCTCGCGACCATCTACGTCCTGAGCTGCCTGGGTTTGCTCATCGGAACGCTCCGCAACCGGCACGAGTTCTTCATCCCGTGGATGGTGGTGGACTTTTTCGGCACGCTTATCTCCGCCTCCGTCATGATCGCCGTCGGGTACAACAAGATGGCCTACTGCGTGATCGGCAAGTGGCAGTACT GGGGATTCTGTGCCGTGATGGTGGCGTTCAACGTTGTCGTCTGGCTGGTCGTTCGAATGTTCTACAAGAATCTGGTGCACATGACCAAGCTGCGCGAGGTGGCCGTCGTGGCCATTCCGTACCCATCGCCGGGAACCGCCACCGGTGCGACCGCGGCGGCCAATGGAGGGAAAAATCCGTCGTCGGCCGTTCCGTACCATTACCGGCGCGAGAATATGCACCTCAGCGATGGTGGCCTGAAGCACATGCTGCTCGATTCCAACGAGGCCAACTATCTGGTCTAA